CTAACTATTCTATGGTGCTATTACTTACTACCCATGAGCTTAATATTCAAATATAAATAGAAGCTTTACAAAGATGTACAAAATGAAAGGCCTCATGTTACTAAGAGATGTAAAACCTATTTATCTTCTAATTATTCACTAATTAGTTGCTTTTTCACATGGTTATGTCCATCAATTTATAAATCAAGTAGATTAAGAATTACTGTATTAGAGCAAACAGGCAGTATTAGAAACAACAGAAGTACTGGAATGTAACAAAAGTGACATACACTTTGCAGGATTACAGTTACTCGAATCCTTCACatgaagctgaaagaaaagaaaaagacaaaccaaaTTTAACAAAAATCTTTGAAGGTTCTATATACTGCACAAGCTGTATCATGTACTGAATGAATTCATGATTTTGTAACACCAAGTAATAACTTGTCCCTAATTATTAGGCAAATAATTATTTGACCAAATTATTAGACTTTTCCCATGTACTTCAAGTGCTCAGACAGAACTCAACAAAAATGGATATGTTTGTATCAGCAAGTGTGACCCAAGTTCCCACAGTAAAGAGGTTCTGAATTAAGTActatatttttcagaagtctgAGTTTTGCCAGAATAGAAGTCAATTATCTCCTTAAAAATCAGGTTtcttgatatttaaaaaaaatagaggggAAAATGCAACCATGGTTCagtttgttattaaaaaaataaataaatctgagtTTCACCATCCCAGCCATTAAACACTTTTTGCCTACAACTTTGTCAGTACAAGAGACTACACGCTAAATCCAGCAACCCAGCACAGTCTTCTTTTTGCTGCACTCCTAAAAATGCTGAGAGATCGCCTCACCAGGAAGGATTTGTGATGGCGAGCAAAGCCAAATGGGCTTCCTCTTCATTCCCTTGAGAAGTACAACAAACAAGACCTGCTGAAGGAGTAGCTTCCCTGGGTGATATGAGACACctgtgacacaggggacatCCCTTACTCTATTTACTGAGCTGTATTTGATGTCTTCCTTAGTTTTTTACATTTCACTCTATTAATTTGATAAGTATATCCTAACAAAAGATGTGGCAGTTATGGAGAATGCATTTTTCAAGTCAACAAAACAGATGGGTTGGCCTTTGAAAAGTTCTTTTTAGAAAGAACAAAGAACATCTCGTATCTGGCAATTTTCCACACAGTAGGTTGATCTGGGCTGTGCAtcacagaagaggaaaacagaacacTTGAAGACAAAGATATGacaaagatttttaattttaaaaaatagagaaggCCTTTGCACATGGATGTTGATATCTTCTCTCCTTTACTATCAGGTCAAGCAGCTTTACTAAGAAGTTCTCCCAGTCTAGGTAAAAGCTGCAGGCTTTTGGCCTATACGTCCCCAAACTATCCATTCTCACTAATGTTTCTTTTCAACATCTAGAATGGAATTTTAGAGAAGTGAAAAGGATACTCTTCCCCTTTCAATAATTGCATGTTCTCTGGTTACTCTATATGCCATAAAATGTCACAATTCTAAGAATGtacagaaaaaatagagaaggaaaCCCTAAATGGCCTCCCAATCCTTAAATGTCTAACAATGATAAATACTAAATAAGATAAATACTTTTATGTGcttaaaaaattcaattatttacCTGAAGAGTTTATCCCAGGAGTGACACAAGCATCACAACACCCATGAACTGAATGAAGAGCAACACAGGTGTAAAAAATGACCAGACAGGCCACAAGGCAACATTGAAACtgagaataaaagcagaaagtatTTGGTAAGTTCAGATGTCATAGTGCAGAAACACCATACAAAGGAAACATGTCAAAAGAGGAAATAAGATTTAAATTACTTAACCTGGGAATATActtctttgtttctgaaaacaaaacacatcaaGGGTAAAGGGTAAAGATACCTTTTACTTTCAGAAAATCTGTATCTGAAGTCCCTGAAAATGACCTACCCTTTGATTTTTCCATGAGCATACATGGCATCTGAGAGAAGTCTTAAATCTGAACTTTTATCCAGACACATTTCAGTTAACTGAAGAGACAGGGAAAATCAATTTGTTTTACAACTGACTTACAAGAATTACATATTTGACTAACTATAAACCAAAGGgaacctttattttcttcaatcttcctttttttcaccATTGCAACAAATACTGCCTGATACTCTGATACAACAGCTaaacaagaggaaataaattttcatgCAGAAAGCATATACTGGCACAACATATGTAATTTTCTTCATTCACATTTGCTCAGTTCTGACTCATATTACCTCATAAGTAAAGCAACTTTTACTAAAAGTAGCATTCTCAGACAAAATATAAACCCTTAAAGATCATATGGCAATAGTCAGGAGTCTAACATTTTGTCTGCTAACATTTTGTGTATGTCTGCTACTTATAGAATGTTTGATAATGAACCGTTACAGAAACTGATCAGGCTGAATTTTTTCTCAGATGGAGAGACTGCACCTTTGTCTTAATTTGTAAACTGCACAAGTAGTTGCCAGAGGTGAGAAATCTACACTAACAAAgataaaaacttcatttttcccctaaattttcaagacagaaaaaatcGAGTACATTTCCAAGTACACAGTATACAGTTTCAACTGTTGCAGCTCTTGCTTTGTGGATGAAAGTTGAAAGTGCAAGAAATCATGCTACACAGAACTGGTATTGTCACCAATACACGTAgcagaattacagaaattatACTTGTTATAAAATGAGTCCATTAGCACCCAGACTCGCACAGGTTTAGCAGAATTTTGCTCACAGTGTTGGAACTcaccaaactgctgctgctatAAAGGTAGCTGTTGCAACCGGAATCAGTGCAGGGTACTGTTCATCATAGTCCTGAATTCCACAGTACCACTCAAGATACAGTATGCAGTAAAAGGCAACAGATAAACATGCAGCCAATAAACAAGTGCCACAGGAAAGccaccagctgcaggaagaaaagcacGTTAAACCATGTTTAGCACAGTCACATTGCAGTTTGTACATTGCACTGATCTCCAGTCTACAAACAGAACTTCCGTCTACAACAGAACAGGCAATATCTGTTAAATACAGAGATTGTGGCCTAGAGTTCCTGCAGGTTTTACCTGaatttttacaaaacattttttgccCTTAAAAGCTGTCTTATAAAAACAACTGAGTTTAATTTTGCAATGAAACGTTCCTTTCATACACTGTCCCCTCAATGTGACAAATCTTGTCAGGATCCTACTATACTACCACACCAAAACCACTTCTtcactaataaaataaaacaggctCCACTGCAACTGTGGAGCTTTTCTCTCTAAGTTAGACTGGTGATCTTTGGGCaactgaaatgctgcagaaagctTTAATATGGTTGCAGTTTGTAAACTCTCAAATTTCACAGACAAGAAGCAcgaagttgttttttttcataactGCCAAAGAAAACTACTCTCAAATTTCACAGACAAGAAGCAcgaagatttttttttttcataactgccaaagaaaaccaagaagcacgaagttgttttttttcataactGCCAAAGAAAACTATGGAGAAATCCAGAATTTTAATTGATCCAGAATCATAAAAACACACGGTATGTGCTTATTTAGGAAGACACACTTTTGAGCCTCTCTGAGGATATTCTTCAAGACTAGTTCAGATAAGACAACTTGGAAGATGCACTTTAATAAAATCTTATCTGAATGTgcataaacaaataaaaattttgacAAATTAATTCTTACCATAACTTTATTACTAAATTACAAAGGGTAATCAGGGATCCTCCCACTCAGTAACATTTGCTCTAGAATGGTACAGCAAACATAATATGCTACTTTGAAATCTTGTTACTACCATCTGAGAATTCTGCACTAGAGAATTACAGCAAACATAATATGCTACTTTGAAATCTCGTTACTACCATCTGAGAATTCTCCACTAGAGAACTTTTGTCATGGTCTACCTAGACAAGCAGTGCAGGAGGACAGGGTCCTGACCCCAAATTTTGGTTACACCTTGGAGTCACTGGCTTTGCTTTCACAGTCAGGTGTTTGAAGGATTGTAACTagcctgggagagcagctccagagaagAGCACAGAGCAAGGCCCTGTGCAGCTTCCACGTACTAATACAACAATGACAAaagcaatgtattttaaaagcatctccATCTGAAGCTATCTAAAAGCATTTAACACACATCAATcccactgaaaataatttaatagaaaagaaatagaaataaaaactacaCAGAAATTGTTTCACTAATATTTTGCTGACCTACTCAAAATCATCTAGAGAAATTAACTTCTGCTGGACTTTTAAGGATTAATTTCAGGGGgttcattacaaaaataaaatcaaaactaaaacaCTTCCAACAAAGCAGGTAGCTATTTCttggaattaaatgaaaacttgAAGGTACAGTATTAAAATGTCTGGTATCAGAGCAAACTTTGCATGAATATAGATGGCTCAGCAGAGTTTATAGAGAAAATCCAATTGGAACAAATTTTAAGCATtgtatttactttaaaattagCTCAATAATATCAGTTTAGgtggtcatctggtccaacctctcTGCTCTAGCAAGCTCTGCTATTGCCAGTTGCCCAGAATCATGTCCAGATGgctcttgaatatctccaaggatggagactccacaacctaCCTGGGCAACTGTTCAGTGCTCAttcaccctcacagtaaaaaaaagtttcctgaTCTTTAGAGAGAAGCTCCTccatttcagtttgtgcccactGCCTCTGGTCCTATCCTGGACACCACTggaaagagcctggctctgttttCCTTGCACCCTCCTTTCATTGACAAGATGcctctgagccttctcttcttcaggctgaataGTCCCAGGTTTCTCTATTCCTACTGCAGATCTAGTTCTTCCATGATTCAAAATACTGTGACCAGACGTAACAAACTGAGCATGATTGTAAGACCAAAACACACTTTTTTGTAAGAAAAGATACCTTACCTATCTGCTTGCATAgtttctttaacattttttaaaaaatcaaagtagTATGTCACAGCTATTGATGCCAAAATCCAGAATGCAGAATGAATATTCAGTCTGTTAAGAGGCCTTATCGTCTTCTCTACAGCTGTAGACTCTTCTGTAAATAAGAACATAATTATAGCACTAAAGCCAGCCATTAAATGGAGTGTGATTATAGTTACATAAAGCATCATGCTTTatcttttaaattcatttatCTTGGGAGATTATTCTACTCATCATGATACACTTTGTACTACAAATAGTCTGAAAAGCTCTGAACATTTACTGAAATGAAACAGACTAAGCAACGTCCCCTTTGATAAATGGATAAAGCAGTAACAGTCAGAACAATACCATATCTGTGTGTCTTTTTAGGAAACAGCTGAGATTTTTTGTAAGGGTTGTTTAACTAATTAAAAACCCCTTGTGTTATTAAGGCATTTCTATTAACCCAGCAAATAGATTTTCAGGTTATTTCCAATTACTAGTCTATTTGTACCCTTCTTCATGAATTTTAGTATTTGCAAAATGATTCCAggcataaataattttcttgctcTCAACTACAGATAATTCACaaattttcagctgcagtttcAGAGGCTAGTTTGACTTACACAGCACACTTTCAGCAGGTAAACTACAACTATAATTGTGCAGGAAACTACCTTCTCTTTCCCCCCTGTTTtaatgagagagagagacacCAGAGCGAGCAGGTGAGAAGACTTTTTTGCGCACGACAGTAACCATGTAACACAGTATTTATATGCACTGTCAAAAAAAAGGTGTCAGAGGCGGTTTTGAAGTTTATCACTAGGAGTTCCTGGTGGCCCGTGTgccttcagcagtgtcacaTGCGCCGACTCCTCCACACGCACCGCCACCAGCCGAGCGTGCCcgcagctctgctggagcttacaggcagctttatttttaatttcccgGATTCCTCCTTATCCTAGTGGAGCTTGGGCCCGGAGCACTCGAGCACTTCATCCACATCGCCCCTCGCGTCTCCCTCGCCCCGCTCGCGCTCAGGAGCGGACACCTGAGGGCAGCGGGGCCGCGCTCCGCGCCGCTCCGCCCGGCGCGGCCCCGCCGCCGTcccagcgcccccccccccccccccccccccccccccccccccccccccccccccccccccccccccccccccccccccccccccccccccccccccccccccccccccccccccccccccccccccccccccccccccccccccccccccccccccccccccccccccccccccccccccccccccccccccccccccccccccccccccccccccccccccccccccccccccccccccccccccccccccccccccccccccccccccccccccccccccccccccccccccccccccccccccccccccccccccccccccccccccccccccccccccccccccccccccccccccccccccccccccccccccccccccccccccccccccccccccccccccccccccccccccccccccccccccccccccccccccccccccccccccccccccccccccccccccccccccccccccccccccccccccccccccccccccccccccccccccccccccccccccccccccccccccccccccccccccccccccccccccccccccccccccccccccccccccccccccccccccccccccccccccccccccccccccccccccccccccccccccccccccccccccccccccccccccccccccccccccccccccccccccccccccccccccccccccccccccccccccccccccccccccccccccccccccccccccccccccccggttcGGGGAACAGAAACAGCCCCGGTACCGCACTGAGGGTTCGGAACACAGAAACAGCCCCGGTACCGCACTGAGGGTTCGGAACAGAGAAACAGCCCCGGTACCGCACTGGGGCCGGTTTGGAACACAGAAACAGCCCCGGTACCGCACTGAGGGTTCGGAACAGAGAAACAGCCCCGGTACCGCACTGGGGCCGGTTTGGAACACAGAAACAGCCCCGGTACCGCACTGAGGGTTCGGAACAGAGAAACAGCCCCGGTACCGCACTGGGGCCGGTTTGGAACACAGAAACAGCCCCGGTACCGCACTGAGGGTTCGGAACAGAGAAACAGCCCCGGTACCGCACTGGGGCCGGTTTGGAACACAGAAACAGCCCCGGTACCGCACTGAGGGTTCGGAACAGAGAAACAGCCCCGGTACCGCACTGGGGCCGGTTTGGAACACAGAAACAGTCCCGGTACCGCACTGATTCCCCTGGAGAGGGGGGCGGTGCCGTGTACAGCCCAGTGCCGCAGTGAGAGTTGTGGTGCCGaaattatcaggaaaaaaaaaaaaaaaatctgtgcgtaaaaatgttttcttcatctGCCAAGCAGAAGTTCTCGAGGGCAGATGTTAGGGAAATCTCAGTTTTTGTGACACAGACCAGAGGCGTAGGTTAAAAATGACTGGAGCGTGGTGCTAATAACACCAAGCTCGTAGGTTCGATCCCTGGAGGGGCTGTTCACTCAAGGCTTGGATTCCATGATCCTTCTGGGTCCCTCCCAACTCGgaatattctgtggttctgtgaagtGCAAAGCTCTGAGAGGTTCCCAGGGCCACGGGCATCCTGTAGCACTGGAGACTGCAGCTTGTAACTGGAAATAATAAACATAATTGCAAGACAAATTAGGTAAAAGTTAAATAAACGAACAAAATGGTAGAATAGATTGTTTCAGTTCTGTAGTTGATTATTTGAAAGTTAAATAAACGAACAAAATGGTAGAATATATTGTTTCAGTTCTgtagttgatttttttcaactAGATACAAAGTCACATCAGCATGtttctgcaaataaaacttTGAAACCAAGTATATTACCGGGACTTTCCTGTTTATTCACCTGGACAACCCAAAACTAGTCGATTTTTCTGGCAGATTAACCTTAGGTCTGGTCCTTATAAGAATATTATGAATATTAGGAGTACTGTGAATATGTGTGCTGTGTCTTCTGGATACAGTGTTCAGTGATTAAGCCATTAACGTGGCTTATACAATGGAAAATTGTTTCTAATAGTAATGATTTATTAGATTAATTAGATGGTCCATGTGATTGTTACAAAACCTGTGCTTTCTCAGAGAAAATTGTGGCATAACATTCTGACTAAGGCAAAAATCCTACTGACTTCAATGTGGAAGTACCTGTCCAATACAGCAGCTGTTATGtatagcttttcttttcagtggGATTAAATGTAGAAATATTCAATAAAACCTCAGAATTATTATAAGGGagattgaaaaaaacaaaaacctaatTTTAGTATGTGTGTTTTACTTACCAAAATCATATTTACAGTCCTTCCAGCTGTATACAGATTAAAGTTCAAAAATCCAAGTATTTAATAACCTGATTGTACTTTTCCTCTCGgaaggcaaaatattttgcattaaaacaaTGATTATGAGAAATGTATTAAATTTTCACCTACCACACGCATTCTTTGCATATTGTGCAGCATTTATCAACAGAAATGCCTTGCAGATACTCCCTCTGTAGTTTTATGTTGAGAAAAcgaaaataaaaaagaatggAATCTAGGCTGTGCTTAAATAATTACGTATTTTATCAgtaaaccttaaaaaaaattaggtaatTCTTAGGGAAGAAACTAACTGGTAGAAGCTAATTAGGGTGAAAGCTAAACTTTCTGTGACTTGCACTGTTTTAAGCAGTTCTAACCCTGCTGAAGaactgtatttttctaaatatactttgtcttttttcttaatgaCTGAGATTCTAGGGACAAGGGAAACCAGGGTTCTGGTTATTCTTTATTACCATGAATTGGAGTAAATTCAGCCTAAAAGATACAAGAAGAgataagaaataattatttttctttctctgcagaaagaCAGGCCTTCATTTACATCTGAATTTCATGTGAGAGGTGTCATAGTaagttgaaataattttcccagCCTTAGAACACGTATCACATTAAGGGCCAACCACACTCCACTCCTTAGTGACTACAGGGATTATTCTTTATGTAGTTCAGTTGAATATTTTGAAGTTAGCAGCTCATGGGAGAtcagagctctgctttcttATCAATGAAATAgaggtttctttgttttattgcCTTTGAGTGAAATGACTACCTCAGCCTTCACTTTCATCTTAGTGATTCAAATAAGAAACAAAGGAAATCTTCAAGCACTTTCTTTGCAAAAGCTATTCAAAAGATATATCTTTGATTTAAATGtagcaattaaataaatatgtatgcTTGGAAAGGTTAAGATCTGTCAGTGTTGTTAAACTGAACACTTCTGTTTACCTACAGAGTAGGTATTGTGCAAAGAGCTGAAATAAGAGCTTCCTTCCTGGACTCACTATTGACCTTAACCGAGACCGCTCATGTTCTATGTTTGTAGAGCTGAGATGTTTTCTGTGATCTTTTCACAGAGCTCCTCTgattcagaaattattaatcTGCCAAAGAATAGATAGTGATCAGGAGCTGAACTGAGACTGTCACAAAATGAACAACATAATTAACAATGCATCTAATCAGCGGGCCTGTTATGGATAATTAATTCTTCCCAATTAATGTTTAAGAATCCCTGTACAAATGTTaggaagcattttaaaaagtgatgcTTGATGCGATAACTTTAGTTAAAAGTCTGTGAAATAAATTTGTGACTTTGAAGACTCAGTGAAAGAAATGTACAAAGCGCAGAGTTTGCAGCAATTTTTTGGTGAACTGTATTCATGGTCTCTCACATAATGTGATTCAGTTTCCACGTCTTGGGAACTGAATTCAGCACCTTCACTTTCTTTTAAGTAGAAAATAATGCTTTGTATGTTAGTTCAAAGCCTTTAAATATTCAGGTTTTTCAATTATAAGCTGAATTTTGCaatctatttatttatctattttgatatttggaattttattttcttgttgctCACTGAATATTTCCTGCTTAGTGATTAGTTGGTTTTATGTTGATTTACAAGTAATTCTTAATGGCACACAAATGTGGTAGCTTTTTGTGTCTCTTGACTGGGTAGATATAACATTTAGAATTGGTATTTCCAGTTAAATTCTCAGTTTTAGGAAGTCAAATAAGTTTTCTAGTATTCTAGCCAATATTCATAACTTTTTCCCTATTACAGAAATCAATAGCTAAATTTGTCCAAATGCTAACTTTTCACAAAAGACCTGGTTGGAATTCATTCCATATCCAAGTAGGGCGGGCTCCTTCCTATGTTAATTTTTAGCTGAAGTAAGTTGGATACAATATAggtgtattttttcattttgaggaaTGATTGTGCTATATAGTCTGTGCTTTCTGTTCATTAACTAAGTAGTGATAAAGTCAGTAGTAATCTGCTGCTGGTCTT
The genomic region above belongs to Ficedula albicollis isolate OC2 chromosome 4, FicAlb1.5, whole genome shotgun sequence and contains:
- the TMEM128 gene encoding transmembrane protein 128, encoding MMLYVTIITLHLMAGFSAIIMFLFTEESTAVEKTIRPLNRLNIHSAFWILASIAVTYYFDFLKNVKETMQADSWWLSCGTCLLAACLSVAFYCILYLEWYCGIQDYDEQYPALIPVATATFIAAAVCFNVALWPVWSFFTPVLLFIQFMGVVMLVSLLG